Below is a window of Gossypium hirsutum isolate 1008001.06 chromosome A12, Gossypium_hirsutum_v2.1, whole genome shotgun sequence DNA.
ACCGCATCATGCCACTAGTAAAAGATAGCCCAATCATTCCTATGTTGACATTGATTGCAGACATACAAGCTCGATTTCAGTACAGAGTGTCATACAGGAAAGTGTGGTGGGCGAAACAAATAGCTATACAACAATTGTATGGTGACTGGGGTTGGATTTCAGCGATGGTGAGTATATCCCAAGAATTTTCATGGACTTGCAAACGTTGCCTTATATAGGCCCTAATGGACAATTGAAACTAGGGAGAAGAGTTTTTCATAGACTATTCTGGACTTTCGATCCATGTGTTAGGGCCTTCTTCCACTGCAAACCACTAGTGCAAGTTGATAGAACATGGCTTTATGGAAAATACACGTAAATACTTCTTATTGCGGTTGCACAAGACGGTAACGAATGTACTATCAATTGCTTTTGCCATCATGGAGTCGAAGAACTTCGAATTGTGGgcatatttcatttgaaacttgCGAAGACATGTTGTCAGGCAAGACAACATTTGCATTATCTCCAATAGGTCGAAGGGTCTTGTTGTTGCGATTCGACAATCTGAGGTTCCGTGAAGGCTCGTCTATTGTATTCGTCACATTATTGTCAACTTCCACATTGAGTACAAGAACAAATATTGGTGCAAATGAATTTTGAACAttggtaaaaatatcatatttaaattcgTATTTGTAAATATTTCGAGTCCATTTCCTAATTGGGATTGTAATGCATTTTATTGGAATACATACGTAGGATACAAGCTGGAAGCACACTGATTCAGACATAAGTTGGTGAGGTTAGAAATTGATTTGACGAGATCCAAACCTTTTGTCAGACAGTAGTTGGGTAGCATagagccgtggcaatgggcttAATATTTTGACGAGGGGTACTAGTATGGTCATATGACAATTAACCTCGTTGAGGCTGTTAACTCTGTCTTGAGGTGTACGCGTCACTTACCAATTTCAATAGTTTTTTCAGCCATATTTTACAGGCTAGCAACCTTAATTCCAAAAATAGGGttaaaacaagtaaaataatTATAGGCAGGACATGTGCACGTCGAAAAAATCAAGGATACCATGAAAGAGAACTCTCAAAGGGCtaggtcgatgaatgtagaacTATATTcccaaaatttggaaaattttcgaGTGACAAAGTATATCGGTCGTTGGTCGGGGATCTCGCCACTGTCCTATGAAATTGATATCTGACATAGGCAGTGTGAGCGCAGGATGTTCCAAACACTAAGGTACCCGTGTGCGCATGTGGTTGCAGTGTGTACTACCTACAGTTTGAATGTCGAACAATATATCAACGATGTGTACACACTTGAACGTATGTTGCGTATTTAGGGTAACGAGTTCCCCGTATTAAGGGATGTATCGACATGGGAAGTGCAACCGCCTGCGTTCGAGATGTTGCTAGATCGATCACTATGTAGGAGAGTCAAATGTAGACCGACAACAATGAGGATTTGGAACGACATGTATATGAGAATAAGTCGATCCAAAGTGTTACACCATATGTAGAATAGTTGGCCACAATCAGAGCAAATGTCCCTATAGAAACGTCTACACTGGTTAATCTTCACGGTCTGAAAGATATTAAATGTTGTACCTGTTGTTTGCATTTTATGAtcttttagaaataaaatttttattatttagggttaagattttatttaaaattaacagttgcaacttttaatactttaaaatatattataaattatataaaaaaagactAATATATAAGTTATGGAACCCTAAACCAATACAACAAATATTACATAACACTTGAaatttatataaatcaaaattgGAAAGAACCGGGAGTGATATCGTCGTTCGGGGTATAACGATTTACGGGCCTTTATTGACGGGGTGGATGTTAGGATGTATTGTACACATCAGGAGGATCAACAACTGGATTGAACGTGGCCTGAGGCGGGGTGGAGTACATGttattaccaaacatatcaaatGATATCGGTGGTTGCTCTAGGTGAAATGAACTCGAACCGCCTATGTTCGGGTGATATGAACTTGAACTGCCCATGTCCGGGTGATATGAACTTGAACCGCCAATGTCCAGGTGACATGAACTGCTCTGCGACTCATCACAAAAAACGTCAACCCATTGGTCCGATGTGTTCAAAGGTTGGTTCTCCGAGTCGGGCCTCGCCATATGTTGATCCTTTAGCTTCCTTATAGGTTGATTTCCACGCCTGTAGTCGTGACCCGGTACTATCATaaatttttcaccatataaataaatGCATCATTGAGTCATGTATCACTGCATGTATTTAGTCGAGGGACTAAATTCAAACATGCAGGAGTCCATCTCAGGCCGCCTGTCATACCGGGCATTCCATAGTGCTACATAACATTAATGTTACATGCTCCAATTTGTTGTATGTTTCTTTTTCATGGTCTTACCGTGGGCATAAGCAAATTGTTGTGGCTCGACCTACACAAATTGTCTACACCCAAATTGTCGCATAACTCGATCACCGTTGTACCACTCAGCGGTTGAGAAGTTGAGCACTGGCGTGTTAATGCACCACATATGGGCTTCAGCGCAAACCCACTGATGAATAAAGGTTGCAATGTTCAGTGCAAAATATGACGTCCACAAGAACTGCACAATATAATATAATGAGTCAAGTCACATCACATACTACAAATGGATAAGTTAAATCAACGTTACTTAaaccatattaatatatatattactttctcTCCAGCGTTTGCCTCTATCATTTGGCGGTAAATAATTAATGTTTGgctcgtaccaattcccaaagaCGTGGCCCATCTGGAACCGAAACAAACACGTTAGCAGTTAAACTTTGGAAAATATTATCCACACTTATGAGTCGTTAAATGTTTAAGTATAATTTTAGTTTTACCTATTTATAAGTGGTCACGAATATGGTTGGTGCCTAACAGCTGCTAGAAATGACATCCTGTATAAAGCCCAAGATTGCAGCAGGCCCAAACAACCAGCCATGTTACTAACCCCATATTTTGTTGCTCGGCAAAGCTTATAGTATAATATGACCAACACTGCCGATCCCCAGCTGTAACTATCGGCACGCGAAAAATCCTCCAATAGAGGAAAATACTTTAAGTGGACCATATTAGACGTGTTGTTCGGTATAAGTACCTCCCCAATCAGTTGTATAATATAAGCTCGAGCAGCACACATCACCTCATGCTCAGTAGCAGTGCTCGATAACTGTTTAAAATTTGCTCTCAACCATGCCAATGTCAAGTATCTAAAATTCTATTCCCCATCATTAGGGGACCGTCCAAGTAATCTGTGACATAGTACTAAAGGTTCCAACACTTTGCTTCGACCCGTGACCACAGCACTATTAACTCGTAACCCAAGTTGCATAGCGACGTCTTCCAATATAATAGTGCACTCAATGAAGGTGTGGGTCTCCATACACCACCGCTCAACCAAGGCGGATATTAAGTTCGCCCTTAGGTCAATCCTCCAGATCAATGCGACGTCCTCAAATCCTGCCAACTGTAAGTATGGCATGACCCGCTCGTCCGGATCGTACTTGGGAAAATGAAACGGTGACCTCAAAACCCGATACCCATCATATatggtaaattttttataaaaatatgataaatcaattatctatataatttaaatataaaattatatattgaagaGTAAAATTGAAAGGTTGAGaaaacaaaaacatcaaactTATACTATACCAACGTAGCCAttctaagtattttttatttaagttaaattaagtaagtaataatatattaataataaaatggagatttttcattaaatattaataataacacatagaACTCAAATGTGATTATTATGTCCTAATCATAGTTAAGCATTAAAACTAAAGGCAGCTACATAACTACAAAaagtacataaaaataataataatgtcctAAAAATCTATAGATGGTATTggtaaatataaaaagaaaaaaaaacttatttttattgaattgatatctataataatacatagagttttacatataatataaacTAGGCATATTCAAACTCGAAAATTTATCTTACATACTagaacttttattaaaaaaaattcactcgtTAAagacaaatataatttttttatacccCACAAATGGAACCAGACACAATAAACAGTAAAATTAACCAGAAAGGTcgtcatattaaaaaaattaatatataaatttatgaattgtactaaaattaaaaaattataactaacATGTAGAGATTAATTTCATACAAGAAAATAGTTAAAAAGGAATAATAACAACTAAATAGAGATCAATCTCATGCAATCAAAAGACGTTAAGTAGAGTAGCGATTAGcaagaaaaaatgaaaatctaaaacgattttttataagaaactagacgaTTCGATTaaacttaattgttttttttgacTAAACAAATAGTTGCAGATGACTTGACAATGAATTCTAGGTCAAAACGACTAATCcaaaacgaaaaaataaaatgattttttatttaatttataattaattttattatttctttgatCCTCGATGAAGTGTGATTTGTATTTACTACaaaagaaattttgatatttgcatgatataaaaaaaacataaatacaatataattaattattatattacaataactataaaatataaaaatacaaaataaaaattctaaagaacttactttttttccccttttattcCTTCCTTCTAAGGGGGACCAAACCCCACCTTAttgatcctttttttttaaattaatatttaggaTTATGATTGGTCACATTGCTGATATCATTGACACAATGTGGCcagttataatatatttttttaattttttaatttaaatttttactttttaatatatattttgaataaagtcatatttttttaacaaataaatattttttaacaaatattttttttatttttttctaattaattcaaatttcatttttttaaataaaatattattttttaaaatttaaataaaatttaaaaagatttgaatatctttaaaaataattaaaaagtcataatttaaaaattatatgtaaaattaaaaaatatttaaaatttaaaatatacatctaaaatattataaaattaataataaaattgaaaggtaatatctttaaaatatttaaatattttatattattaaaaaatatatttaaaattaaaaataatatttaaaattttaaaaaataatttcaaatatatatatttaaaatttttaaaaaatattataaaatatttcaaatatacattttaagttttttaaaatcaataataaacaaataaaaaaataaggacaaattaaaaacttaaataaataaataagtaataaaacaaaataaagaatctgatgaaaaaaataaaaaatttacctcAAAACAGTTTGAAACTGTGAATAGGGAAATAACCAATAgggtgtctggaaaattttttaaattatggtAGCGTCAATTTATTTGGCTCCatcagaaaaaaaaagtaaaattgttaaaatctttcattatacttttaaaaatcataatatttctCTAGTATTTATATAAATGGTGCTATTCTACATGGCtccacaaaaaaattaatttttttaatgtagatGACTAACGTCGCATGTTGGTGGTGCCAAACACCAACTTTTAATGtagattttagattatttttaaaattgtttttgtaAAAAACACCTTTAAAGCATCAAGAGTACTAGCTGAAACCCTGTAGGATTTATCATGGTTGCACGTACTTACCCTCACCATGGTGTTTCAGATGCTTTCGTTGCAAAAGCTCGAGCATGTGAGCAAGCTGTCACTTTTGCGGCTGAGTTGGGGTTTCGATCGATTCAACTGGAGGGCAATTCAGTCACTATTATTAAGAAGGTGGCTTCATCCAAACTTGATAAGTTAGTTTTAAACCCGATTGTTCGAGATGTAAAGgcaaaattggttttttttttataaagtcaCCTTATGTTTTATTGGAAGGATAGCCAACACCGATGCGCACACTCTGGCGGGAGAAGGTCGTCGATTTTCGGTTCCGCGGTACTGGATTGAGGAGGCGCTAGAGATGGTGGAATGGACGGCTGAAAGAGATCGGCAACGATAACTCTATCAAACTTAATCTGCTCCTCTCGGATTTGGTTTTTGGAAATTCTCTAATCTATTACTCCAAAATCCAAATAGTTTCCAAAGTGTTTCTCTGTCTATTGATAGCAAGGATCTGTTCATGCAATAGTCTTTTGGCTTAAACATGAGAGGATTTCATCTGGTCTTCTTCGGGATATATGGGAAGAAATGATAGGGTTTTTGGGGTTTTctgttttgttgttgttgttgtttttttttctttaatttctgtTTTGTTTGAATTTGGAAGGTTTGTGGTGGTTTTGGGACGGTACATTATCCCATTAATTGCTATCCTTGTCTTTATTTAATGAATACCCGATCATgttaaaaataagaagaaaaagctTTTAAATGTTGCATATTAGATTTgaaattatgttttcatttttttttagttatttagcTTATCTTTCATATATTCTATTTTAAATAGACCGATATTCATCTAATTTTGTATTACAAACTAATGTGAAGTGAAGTGTGTGAAAAACCTTTGTTTAAGCACATAAGAAACGTTTCATCCTTATTTAACAATTATGAAAAGTTTTGACTTTTATACCCACTCACTCTAAAAGTTTTGGCACATGTCGTGGTTTCTTGAAAGCTTCCATGTTTACAAGGCTAAACACAACATAAAAATCCTTAATAGTTTTTTATCATGAGGTAGATTATAGTCTAATTATCTTGTAAATAAAATACGTAAATGGACCCTGAATTTGATGTATGCGCTGTGACTTCATTTGCTGGATaggaaatgtaaaaaaataaaaataaaaaatgactagcTAGCATGGTCCTCCATACCTGGATTTTCTGCATGCTAACAAAAGTGAGCATAGATCGTCTAGGGTTCAAACGCCTTGTCTTCTTAATAATTCAGCCAATTACACCTACTTTTCATGCTCTACTTTGCCACTTCTCTATACTATATTATTACTTTTCCATTTCACCGCCATTCTTAATTTCTTCCACAAGTTTTAACATATCCTTATTGTTATTAAATCTTATTTAACCAAGGAGAGAAGACAAATAAGGCTAGGCGCCTATGCCTATACCTATATTCATGGTAATATCTAATTTATAAATATCGTCAATAAATTAGATTGATCTTCAATAACTTACCTAATATttagattttgtttttatttttttttaactttaaaattggattttgagttttttacCTTCTATTATTCCAAATTTTGTCCAAAAGGGTTTATTTAACAATTGAATGTTTGTTGTTAGAGTTttaaggtttaaaatttttatatcatcattactcacttcactcttaattatgtggttaaaagtttaatgaaatatattttataattaattatttacttttttttttagaatcacAACTAAAAGATTAATTATTGCTGCTGtaataaatactttaattttgataaatataatgtaaatatataaataataaatttcgcGTGCGAAATACAGTGAAAAGAGGGAACTAAAGAAATGGTTGAGTACGGTTGACTGCTTACAATGACTGTGAAAAGTAATGTTAGTAGTGGTGAGATGATCGTATTTTATGGCatttaacaatattttattttgttttttttataatataagatgtatattttgaattataaatatatgtcaAAGCTTAATGCATCCCAACGAGGATTCCAATTGAAATGCTTAGTTGAGCAAGTTGATAAGTGCTATCTCACTTTGAATTTAATACTCCAAATCCTGTTcttaattataaacataccaaattgcaTCTTGGAATCCCAATGTTATTCCAATAATTGGTTAGTTTTTGCCCCATAAATCTAAAAACTTGAATAATCTTTAGATtacaaaatttaattagaattcaAGTCCAACCTCATGTTTTATAAAtgattatatacataaaaaaactgaattccgaattttttttcataatttatctaaaattaaaatatatttatatctaaattcaaaataaaatctaaaaaaaattcatatattaaaattactttattataatttatatataaacttagacaaaaattgattgatttggtGTCGTGCGTCAAATAATTTGAATTCTGTACTTGTGCAAAAAAATAACCCAATGTTGAAAGATGAGAATTACAGGCGTAAATAAGACATTAGTGCTCGCAAGCTATTCaagtttgatttaaaaaaattgaactcgATTCGGTAATTATCGACCTAATCTCAAGTTTGAGCAGCTCGAGCTATTAGTCGAGTTGAATTCAAACTTCATAATACTTAACTTGAACGACTCGTGGGCCTTATCAAActtctcatatttttatattttattattgtcaTTAACATATATTATTAGTCCTAACCTTAATTATTgagttaagtaaaaaaattaataaatgaagttAAAGACAAATATTGAACTGAGTTCAAAATTCCGATTCAAGCTCGATCTCAAGCTAGAACTTAGCTATATTCGGACTCCACTTGACTGTATTACACCTCTAATGAGGAccgaaaattaaagcatgaaaaagTTACGGATGATGGAGAAAGTAGGAGAGAAATAGGCAAACGACAAGTTAGCAATCTGTCCCATAATCtccataatttattttttcatatatttatcatcttttcctCTCACCTATCTTTTCTGGGTCATTATTACTTATTCTATATTTAGGTCTCTTTTAATCCAAACAATTCCGAAAGTTCAGCTCAATCAAACAGTGGCTAGTTTTTAATTAACAAGATTCTAAACGATGAGTATGGAATAAAAGTTTATGGATTTATTAAATATGATccattatatatatcatttttaattattttaaaaattatctatTAATTAATTGATAATACAATTCACTCAcactatataaatttatataatttcaatACATCAAATCCAAaccctatttttttttaaaaaaaatacatatatatattttagttgttaTTCTTAGAAAGTGTTATTTTATAGTTTATTCTTCTAtttccaatttttaaaaaatgaattaactAAGTTAAACTCTACTATTATTGTACCGAAAAGAGGATTACTATTTCTCTTTTGTAATGGTGGTGATTTAATAACCTAATATTTTTAACTTTAGAATGAAAACCCTAGCTCCGAATATGCCTATATATATTTTGCTTAATACAAAAGTCTTTGAACAAAAGATAAAGGAAAGatcattttcaaacaaaattttctcatctTAGTCCAATTCCAAACAAATCAGGGTTTCAATCAAATCATGTCTTATCCATCTATATATGTGATCTTGCAGAGAATAGCAAGCACAAAACACGAAACTTAACCAATATCATATCACTACCATACTGAAGTTGCAAAAAGAGGGtatcttttttctttgtttcagatTGTTGCTTTAAGCTGAGACTTTGCATGCAGTTGCAGGTAGAGGAAATCAAGGGAGAAAAGTGTGGGTTAAAGGCTGAAGTGGTTTACTATATATATTGCTTCTTCATTGAACCAAAGGGAGATGTTAGTTTATTTGGTTCGTTTTTTCAAgggttaataatatattaaacttaCTAGAATCATCATGGAATCTGCAAATCTTCATCCTCATGGCAATAAGGTTCAAGAGCAGTATCTTAAGTATTCCTCTCTGGGAACTCCAACAAGCCATCAAGTTTCAACCATAGATGAATGGAATCAAAACCTCTTCCCGTAAGTGCCTAAATAAGATAAAGTTTCTGTTGTTTCCATTGTTACAGTCTGAGCTTTACTTATTGTTAACTTTTCTTTGATTATTACGTGTAGTCTTCTGGATTTGTTCATGCAACATAAACATGCCTATGGGGTTTCTGTGATTTTCAGTATAATAGTATATTAGTAAAGTTTTCATGTTGAATACATGTTGTATTTATGTCAATCTCTCGTGCAGGAATATTGGTAGTAAATACAATAGGGATCTGAATGAAACCATATCAAAATCAAGGGATCCATGGCAAGTGCCGCCCTTGATAAGGACTTCCATGAACCAAGATAGCTTCATCCAACAATCTGCAAGTGAATTTCTCATTGCAAATATCAAAGATGAGATGTCGGATTCCTTCCCCAAACTGAGTGAGATGATGTACCACCATCCACAATATTCAAGTACTCATCATGACAATCTATGGCACAGCAGTTTCCCCATTTCTAACAACATGACTGAGCTGCAACTTTCCTCAGGAGAGTTGCAAAGCAATGATCATCATCCGCCACCATATTTAGGAACTACGTCATCAGCTAGCAGATACGATTTCAATCACATCTTTCAAAGTACAAGTATTTCAACCTCGGATTTGTGTTCCACATTGTTTTCTAGCTCTTTGGACCTGAACCTGAAATCCTTGGATCTTTTGACCTCAACATATGATGGTGGAAGTTGTAATCAATCTTTAATCGATATTCCTGGGAAATTAAACAGAAGTGTGTTTATGGGCCATGAATCCCTTGATCACAGAAGAGAACATAGTGATGATACGTCCACCGGTTCCAAAGTGGGTATCTTTCTCTCTTATTCTTATTTCTGCCACTTTGaattttcatgcatttaaaatCTCCTGTTCTCTACTACTATCACCAGCAATGAAAGAGTTCCTTTTTCATTTACATACACTACTATTGTTTCAAGCTTTTTATTGGTCACTTTAACATGCTGAGATAATGAATTGCTTTCCTTTCTACCAGCATAAGGTATCAGCCTTTGTTAGCGGAACAACTACAAGTACAAAGAGGCCAGGTAGCTTTTCTGATACAAAGGAATCGACCCATACGGATGCTAAGAAGCATAGGTCTTCAATGTCACGATCCCCATGTCCCACATTGAAGGTGGAACTGATATTCCACTTAGTAACTCTTCGAGTTGtagtttttatttcaaatttacagTTCTTACCGTACATTGGACTTTGGGTTTTTAGCTACAGGTTAGGAAAGAGAAACTAGGAGACAGGGTCGCTGCTCTTCAGAAGTTAGTGGCACCTTTTGGCAAGGTACATTTCATTCCATGTTACCTCCTGATCACCATTCCACTAAATACTGATTGAGATGTGAGAATTTTACAGTtcaagaagttaaaatattaataggGCCATACTTGCATATTTAAATTTCTGTGTTTGAGTGATAGCCAGACAGATACAGCTACTGTGTTATCAGAAGCCATTGGGTACATCCAGTTCCTTCATGACCAAGTTCAGGTAATTTTCACTCTTGGTTATTTTGATTCCtttcactatatatatatagttgcTTTGGTGTCCTTAACAAGTATTTTCTTCAATTTCCATTTGCAGACACTGAGCGTGCCATTTATGAAGTCATCGCAAAGCAAGTTTTATAGAACAATGCAAGGGGTATGAAATACCCTGGCTATCTCAATAAACCACACAGTTGCAAGCCAAATGGCATTGGAACTTAATATTAATCATcgttaattggaaaattaatagttttttttttggcagGGTTCAAGAGTGGAAGGACAGGAAGAGCAGAAGCGTGACCTTAGAAGTAGAGGACTATGCCTGGTGCCCCAGTCTTCAgcatcatattttattaatagttGCACTGGTGGGGTATAGACAATCCCCCCCCCCCCCCGCGGCCCCAATTAAGAACTTGAGGCTGTACATAAGAAATAGTAATTTTGGCCTTTGGGATTATCAAGATTTATAAACTAAAGGTGTAGGACTGTAGGAATGAGGTCTGGTTGTGGAGACCTAGAGCTTTGGCTGGCTCATTTATACATGTCAACCTCCATGAAAATGAATGATTATTAGGGAATCATCAACTTGGCATAACTTAGCAAAAAAACAAACTTTCTCATTTGGATGCATAATCAATAGGATACAACAATATTGCACGAAAAATGAAAAGCAGTGTGCGGTCCATAGGTAAAAAGTACAAGAGATGGGGACTAATCCGgcgatagttttttttttcatagttATATTTAGGTTTAAATGCAAAATTATTGATGATGGTGAATTAAGTGTTGAATGGAATTTGGAAGGCAAAGCTTATTATGCACGTTCAAGATTGGTTGTATTTATATGTCTTATTGATTCATTTGCAAACCTTTGAAATGTGTGTATATAGAAATGGTATAGAAATGAAAGATGTGCAATTGACATATAAATGAATTCATGtttgaatggtttaaattttgCATGTCCGGTAAGACTAAGTTCATATTATACGAGCTTACTTAGCTTAATGCTTATGTTAGTTATTTCATTTCTTTGTAAGTCATCAAAAAGCTCGATTGGTTGAGAACATTGTCCGAGCatgatcacactatccatcaatctGTTTTGGTGGTTTTTCAATGTTTTAAcctatggttataaatggcatgtatagggttgtatgttaaatttctttaaattatacCATTTTTTCTACTTTGGTAATTATTCA
It encodes the following:
- the LOC107935403 gene encoding transcription factor bHLH110 isoform X1; its protein translation is MESANLHPHGNKVQEQYLKYSSLGTPTSHQVSTIDEWNQNLFPNIGSKYNRDLNETISKSRDPWQVPPLIRTSMNQDSFIQQSASEFLIANIKDEMSDSFPKLSEMMYHHPQYSSTHHDNLWHSSFPISNNMTELQLSSGELQSNDHHPPPYLGTTSSASRYDFNHIFQSTSISTSDLCSTLFSSSLDLNLKSLDLLTSTYDGGSCNQSLIDIPGKLNRSVFMGHESLDHRREHSDDTSTGSKHKVSAFVSGTTTSTKRPGSFSDTKESTHTDAKKHRSSMSRSPCPTLKLQVRKEKLGDRVAALQKLVAPFGKTDTATVLSEAIGYIQFLHDQVQTLSVPFMKSSQSKFYRTMQGGSRVEGQEEQKRDLRSRGLCLVPQSSASYFINSCTGGV
- the LOC107935403 gene encoding transcription factor bHLH110 isoform X2; translation: MESANLHPHGNKVQEQYLKYSSLGTPTSHQVSTIDEWNQNLFPNIGSKYNRDLNETISKSRDPWQVPPLIRTSMNQDSFIQQSASEFLIANIKDEMSDSFPKLSEMMYHHPQYSSTHHDNLWHSSFPISNNMTELQLSSGELQSNDHHPPPYLGTTSSASRYDFNHIFQSTSISTSDLCSTLFSSSLDLNLKSLDLLTSTYDGGSCNQSLIDIPGKLNRSVFMGHESLDHRREHSDDTSTGSKHKVSAFVSGTTTSTKRPGSFSDTKESTHTDAKKHRSSMSRSPCPTLKVRKEKLGDRVAALQKLVAPFGKTDTATVLSEAIGYIQFLHDQVQTLSVPFMKSSQSKFYRTMQGGSRVEGQEEQKRDLRSRGLCLVPQSSASYFINSCTGGV